A single region of the Vanacampus margaritifer isolate UIUO_Vmar chromosome 13, RoL_Vmar_1.0, whole genome shotgun sequence genome encodes:
- the nasp gene encoding nuclear autoantigenic sperm protein isoform X2, with translation MIEETSVASSSGSSADEKPCSSSAAAAAAAGSCSEDVMEEAKKLIGTGKRHFVMGDVVSAVSVFQDACGLLAARYGDTADECGEAFFLCGKSLLELARMENTVLGNALEGVPEGSEDEEQPKNSNIESANNLDGEEHDDGDDDEVDKNSDTEEDEVGNLQLAWEMLEVAKLIYKRKESKEDQLMAAQAFLKLGEVGVETGNYPQALEDFQECLALQLKHLPPHSRLLAETSYHVATALCCMDQYSQAIQHYNSAMKVIETRLAMLQDKINAAESPEGAKEVTTEMEELKQLLPELKEKIEDAEETQKTASAASQAIRQTLGGASTSSASLSENGSSSSAFAAPTQIPVKSSDGASSSKVASDISHLVRKKRKTEDNSPVKDTDAKQAKQEATVNGSGNSSANNGVSEQKSQEPAVESSA, from the exons ATGATAGAGGAAACGTCTGTCGCGTCAAGCTCTGGGAG CAGCGCGGACGAGAAGCCGTGCTCCTCgtcggcagcagcagcagcagcggccggcag CTGTTCTGAAGACGTCATGGAGGAGGCAAAGAAGCTCATTGGCACAGGCAAAAGACATTTCGTGATGGGTGACGTTGTCTCTGCAGTCAGTGTCTTTCAGGATGCATGCGGATTGTT AGCTGCCAGGTATGGAGACACTGCAGATGAGTGTGGTGAGGCCTTTTTCCTGTGTGGGAAGTCCTTACTTGAGCTTGCCAG GATGGAGAACACAGTCCTTGGAAATGCCCTGGAAGGAGTCCCAGAAGGATCTGAAGATGAGGAGCAGcctaaaaactcaaatattgagAGTGCCAATAACCTTGATG GTGAAGAGCATGATGATGGAGACGATGatgaagtggacaaaaatagtgACACG GAAGAGGATGAAGTCGGCAATCTGCAATTGGCTTGGGAAATGCTAGAGGTGGCAAAGCTCATCTACAAGAG AAAGGAAAGCAAAGAAGACCAGCTCATGGCAGCCCAGGCCTTCTTGAAACTTGGAGAAGTTGGTGTCGAAACAG GCAACTATCCTCAGGCACTAGAAGACTTCCAGGAATGTTTGGCCTTGCAACTCAAGCACCTTCCTCCTCATAGTCGTTTGCTGGCTGAGACCAGTTACCATGTTGCTACAGCACTGTGCTGCATGGATCAGTACAGCCAGGCCATTCAGCACTACAACAGCGCCATGAAAGTGATTGAGACCCGCCTGG CCATGTTGCAGGACAAGATCAATGCAGCAGAGAGCCCCGAAGGGGCAAAAGAGGTGACAACTGAGATGGAGGAGCTGAAGCAGCTTCTGCCAGaacttaaagaaaaaatagaagatGCTGAAGAGACCCAGAAAACAGCCAGTGCTGCCTCCCAAGCCATCCGACAGACACTT GGTGGTGCTTCAACCTCATCAGCATCCCTGAGTGAAAACGGCAGCTCTTCTTCTGCCTTTGCTGCCCCCACACAG ATCCCAGTGAAATCATCTGATGGTGCGTCGTCTTCAAAAGTGGCCTCAGACATCTCTCACCTAGTCAGGAAGAAG AGAAAAACTGAGGACAACAGCCCAGTAAAGGACACTGATGCCAAGCAGGCCAAACAGGAAGCCACAGTTAATGGCAGTGGAAACTCTAGTGCCAACAATGGAGTTTCGGAGCAAAAATCACAAGAG CCTGCTGTTGAGTCTTCAGCGTGA
- the nasp gene encoding nuclear autoantigenic sperm protein isoform X1 encodes MIEETSVASSSGSSADEKPCSSSAAAAAAAGSCSEDVMEEAKKLIGTGKRHFVMGDVVSAVSVFQDACGLLAARYGDTADECGEAFFLCGKSLLELARMENTVLGNALEGVPEGSEDEEQPKNSNIESANNLDENTRDELRKQVYDAMAATPETVGKKPESDLESSTEVKQENGVAKSPTEQAGDDSGKSSASQLNGVAKTPDEKAEVNGVVNVAGGSLTESPEKGSVAKSEEQNGEKKEADEESDDSHPEEEAEGEEHDDGDDDEVDKNSDTEEDEVGNLQLAWEMLEVAKLIYKRKESKEDQLMAAQAFLKLGEVGVETGNYPQALEDFQECLALQLKHLPPHSRLLAETSYHVATALCCMDQYSQAIQHYNSAMKVIETRLAMLQDKINAAESPEGAKEVTTEMEELKQLLPELKEKIEDAEETQKTASAASQAIRQTLGGASTSSASLSENGSSSSAFAAPTQIPVKSSDGASSSKVASDISHLVRKKRKTEDNSPVKDTDAKQAKQEATVNGSGNSSANNGVSEQKSQEPAVESSA; translated from the exons ATGATAGAGGAAACGTCTGTCGCGTCAAGCTCTGGGAG CAGCGCGGACGAGAAGCCGTGCTCCTCgtcggcagcagcagcagcagcggccggcag CTGTTCTGAAGACGTCATGGAGGAGGCAAAGAAGCTCATTGGCACAGGCAAAAGACATTTCGTGATGGGTGACGTTGTCTCTGCAGTCAGTGTCTTTCAGGATGCATGCGGATTGTT AGCTGCCAGGTATGGAGACACTGCAGATGAGTGTGGTGAGGCCTTTTTCCTGTGTGGGAAGTCCTTACTTGAGCTTGCCAG GATGGAGAACACAGTCCTTGGAAATGCCCTGGAAGGAGTCCCAGAAGGATCTGAAGATGAGGAGCAGcctaaaaactcaaatattgagAGTGCCAATAACCTTGATG AAAACACTCGCGATGAGCTACGAAAGCAGGTGTATGATGCAATGGCAGCGACGCCTGAGACTGTAGGAAAAAAACCTGAGTCTGATTTGGAGAGCAGCACTGAGGTGAAGCAGGAAAATGGTGTTGCAAAGTCCCCGACCGAACAAGCTGGTGATGACTCTGGAAAGTCCTCTGCTTCCCAATTGAATGGAGTGGCGAAGACTCCGGATGAGAAAGCTGAAGTGAATGGAGTTGTGAACGTTGCTGGGGGAAGCCTCACAGAGTCTCCTGAAAAAGGAAGTGTGGCAAAGTCTGAAGAGCAAAATGGGGAGAAGAAAGAAGCTGATGAAGAAAGTGACGACTCCCACCCTGAGGAGGAAGCAGAGG GTGAAGAGCATGATGATGGAGACGATGatgaagtggacaaaaatagtgACACG GAAGAGGATGAAGTCGGCAATCTGCAATTGGCTTGGGAAATGCTAGAGGTGGCAAAGCTCATCTACAAGAG AAAGGAAAGCAAAGAAGACCAGCTCATGGCAGCCCAGGCCTTCTTGAAACTTGGAGAAGTTGGTGTCGAAACAG GCAACTATCCTCAGGCACTAGAAGACTTCCAGGAATGTTTGGCCTTGCAACTCAAGCACCTTCCTCCTCATAGTCGTTTGCTGGCTGAGACCAGTTACCATGTTGCTACAGCACTGTGCTGCATGGATCAGTACAGCCAGGCCATTCAGCACTACAACAGCGCCATGAAAGTGATTGAGACCCGCCTGG CCATGTTGCAGGACAAGATCAATGCAGCAGAGAGCCCCGAAGGGGCAAAAGAGGTGACAACTGAGATGGAGGAGCTGAAGCAGCTTCTGCCAGaacttaaagaaaaaatagaagatGCTGAAGAGACCCAGAAAACAGCCAGTGCTGCCTCCCAAGCCATCCGACAGACACTT GGTGGTGCTTCAACCTCATCAGCATCCCTGAGTGAAAACGGCAGCTCTTCTTCTGCCTTTGCTGCCCCCACACAG ATCCCAGTGAAATCATCTGATGGTGCGTCGTCTTCAAAAGTGGCCTCAGACATCTCTCACCTAGTCAGGAAGAAG AGAAAAACTGAGGACAACAGCCCAGTAAAGGACACTGATGCCAAGCAGGCCAAACAGGAAGCCACAGTTAATGGCAGTGGAAACTCTAGTGCCAACAATGGAGTTTCGGAGCAAAAATCACAAGAG CCTGCTGTTGAGTCTTCAGCGTGA